A part of Neodiprion pinetum isolate iyNeoPine1 chromosome 4, iyNeoPine1.2, whole genome shotgun sequence genomic DNA contains:
- the Msh6 gene encoding probable DNA mismatch repair protein Msh6: MPKVNTLFNYFTSPKTDKRLVKETSSPQRESPKSNGDQKGRGARGLKAGKENSNKENKRGTPTSRHQIKSSSVATRKRSSNKETEADETSRPKRRRLIIPSDNSDDSGDDYKPTEDDASSSEFSASEADSESEALSSGVESDEETPKKKRNIEPKSAAPKKNSRGKTQVKSELKNSDPPSQTTGNSSVNTQGWSHLKYDFLQKNKIKDIHQRPPSDPNYDPRTLYVPHYFKINQTPAMKQWWEMKCKNFDCVIFFKVGKFYELYHMDAVTGVNELGLSYMRGEFAHSGFPEIAYSRFASSLIEKGYKVARVEQTENPEMMSARVSKMSQVTKFDKVVKREICQISSKGTRVFTAQDSETSTASSTYLLSIVEKFNPSTPTSIYGVCFIDTSIGGFHLGQFEDDRHSSRLLTLVSHFPPSQVIYERGGISERTNKILNTMLATALKEPLQRETQFWSAATTLKKLHEGEYFKSEFNSDFTWPEGLKPYLSDGDSLGLTAADNMELAISALGGCVFHLKECFIDQQLLAQGRFESWIPPDHEDRQSSGKFANNMVLDAITINNLRILGGPGSLISMLDHCCTPFGKRLLREWICRPSCRKSEIMQRQQAVTELIDKIEIMQNVRGSLAPLPDLERLLSKIHAQGNFAKGQSHPDARAIMYESKTYSKRRILDFTNALHGFEEASKIIDSIGDVKCDLLKRCIKHNPEGDFPELEEMLNYFKSAFNQEEAKKEGCIIPKPGVDSEYDAVLEEVSEIKRDLEKYLEQQRKHFGVKVNYFGTEKKRFQIEVPDSQLRKVTTVYELQSQRKGFRRYYTAEAKELLERQIAAETNKDKVLKDISRRIFAKFSEKYDVWCSAVYQLATLDVLTAFAEYSQSAEMSVPIIEDLMSEKSAFIDIRDGRHPCVTSDDFIPNDTLLGTEDSASLVILTGPNMGGKSTVMRQVGLLTIMAQIGCHIPASSCRLTLVDRIFTRLGANDDILTGQSTFFVELSETATILQHATPNSLVLVDELGRGTSTYDGTAIAASVVGALKERKCRTLFSTHYHALVEDYKLDKNVSLSHMACMVETEEEEEVSQETVTFLYKLSKGACPKSYGFNAARLAGISSKITLKAHEIASKLENEVNQRHFLVALFKGKSDLKTLLAALK, encoded by the exons ATGCCGAAGGTTAATACGCTATTCAATTACTTTACGTCACCCAAAACGGACAAGCGACTCGTCAAAGAAACGTCGAGTCCCCAACGAGAATCTCCCAAATCGAATGGCGATCAAAAAGGAAGAGGTGCGCGTG GTCTAAAAGCAggtaaagaaaattcaaataaagaaaacaaaagaggAACTCCGACTAGCAGGCACCAAATCAAATCCTCAAGTGTGGCAACCAGAAAAAGATCTTCGAACAAGGAGACAGAAGCAGATGAGACCAGCCGGCCAAAGAGAAGACGATTGATAATACCATCTGACAACAGTGATGATTCAGGAGACGACTACAAGCCTA CTGAAGACGATGCTAGTTCTTCCGAATTTTCTGCCTCAGAAGCTGATAGTGAGTCTGAAGCTTTATCTTCTGGCGTTGAAAGTGATGAAGAAACTCCCAAG aaaaaaaggaatattGAACCAAAAAGCGCTGCGCCGAAAAAAAACAGTCGTGGAAAAACCCAG GTGAAATCTGAACTGAAAAATTCTGATCCCCCCAGTCAGACAACTGGTAACAGTTCAGTTAATACACAAGGTTGGAGTCATTTGAAATACGACTTCCTTCAGAAGAATAAAATCAAAGATATACACCAAAGGCCTCCAAGCGATCCAAACTATGATCCAAGAACTCTTTATGTGccacattatttcaaaatcaatcagACTCCt GCTATGAAACAGTGGTGGGAAATGAAATGTAAGAATTTTGACTGTGTAATCTTTTTTAAAGTTGGGAAATTTTATGAGTTGTATCATATGGATGCAGTTACTGGTGTTAACGAACTTGGCCTATCATATATGCGT GGGGAATTTGCACATTCCGGCTTTCCAGAAATAGCATATAGTCGATTTGCATCAAGCTTGATAGAGAAGGGATACAAAGTAGCTAGAGTTGAACAAACCGAGAATCCAGAGATGATGTCAGCCAGAGTCAGTAAGA TGTCTCAAGTTACGAAGTTTGACAAAGTTGTGAAAAGAGAGATATGTCAAATTAGCAGTAAAGGTACGAGAGTATTCACTGCACAGGATAGCGAAACCTCTACTGCAAGTTCAACTTACTTGCTCTCAAtagtagaaaaatttaatccaTCAACACCCACGTCAATTTATGGTGTCTGCTTTATCGATACTTCAATTGGTGGTTTTCATCTTGGACAATTTGAAGATGATCGTCATAGTTCGAGGCTGTTGACGCTAGTTTCCCATTTTCCTCCGTCACAG GTTATTTATGAACGTGGTGGTATATCAGAGagaacgaataaaatattgaataccATGCTGGCTACTGCACTCAAGGAGCCACTGCAACGGGAGACGCAATTTTGGTCTGCTGCTACTACCCTCAAA AAACTACACGAAGgagaatatttcaaatcaGAGTTTAATTCTGATTTTACCTGGCCAGAAGGTTTGAAGCCATATTTAAGTGATG GAGACAGTTTAGGACTCACTGCTGCTGATAATATGGAGCTAGCCATATCTGCATTGGGGGGATGTGTATTTCATCTAAAAGAATGTTTCATAGATCAGCAATTACTTGCCCAAGGACGTTTCGAATCTTGGATCCCTCCTGATCATGAGGATCGGCAGAGTTCAGGAAAATTTGCCAACAATATG gtACTGGATGccattacaataaataatctGAGAATCCTTGGAGGGCCTGGTTCGCTCATATCAATGTTGGATCATTGCTGCACCCCGTTTGGTAAACG ATTGTTACGCGAATGGATTTGCCGACCATCTTGCCGCAAATCTGAAATAATGCAACGGCAGCAAGCAGTTACCGAGctaattgataaaattgaaattatgcaaaatgtTCGCGGCTCATTAGCTCCCCTCCCAGACCTTGAGAGATTACTGAGCAA AATACATGCTCAAGGTAATTTTGCAAAGGGACAAAGTCATCCGGATGCAAGAGCTATCATGTATGAAAGTAAAACGTATTCTAAACGAAGAATCCTGGACTTTACAAACGCGCTTCATGGATTTGAGGAAGCttcaaaaattatagattCAATCGGTG ACGTAAAATGCGATCTACTAAAACGGTGCATTAAGCACAATCCTGAGGGTGACTTTCCTGAATTGGAAGAGATGCTAAATTACTTCAAG AGTGCTTTTAATCAAGAAGAAGCAAAGAAAGAAGGATGTATTATACCTAAACCTGGAGTCGACTCAGAGTATGATGCAGTACTCGAAGAAGTGTCTGAAATAAAACGAGATCTAGAAAAATACTTGGAACAACAGAGAAAACATTTTGGAGTAAAGGTGAATTACTTCGGTACTGAGAAAAAACGTTTTCAAATTGAAGTTCCCGATTCCCAATTGAGGAAAGTTACCACAGTTTATGAACTTCAGTCACAGCGCAAAGGTTTCAGACGCTATTACACTGCTGAAGCCAAA GAGCTTTTGGAAAGACAGATTGCCGCAGAAACTAACAAAGACAAAGTGCTAAAAGATATAAGCAGAAGGATATTTGCTAAATTTAGCGAAAAATACGATGTATGGTGTTCGGCTGTCTACCAATTGGCTACACTAGACGTCCTCACTGCATTTGCTGAATATTCCCAAAGCGCCGAGATGTCTGTCCCTATAATAGAAGATCTTATGAGTGAAAAAAGT GCTTTTATTGACATAAGAGATGGGAGGCATCCGTGTGTTACATCTGACGACTTTATACCAAATGACACTTTATTGGGAACAGAAGATTCCGCGTCACTTGTCATTCTAACTGGGCCTAATATGGGAGGAAAGTCAACTGTAATGCGTCAAGTTGGTCTCCTTACAATCATGGCCCAAATT GGTTGTCATATTCCCGCAAGTTCATGCCGATTGACATTAGTCGATCGTATTTTCACTCGTTTGGGTGCCAATGATGATATATTAACTGGGCAAAGTACTTTCTTTGTGGAGTTGAGCGAAACTGCAACTATACTTCAGCACGCAACACCAAACTCACTGGTTCTGGTGGATGAATTAG GACGAGGCACCTCAACTTACGACGGAACAGCAATTGCAGCTTCGGTTGTCGGCGCTCTGAAGGAACGGAAGTGTCGCACCCTATTTTCAACTCACTATCATGCCTTGGTAGAAGACTATAAATTGGACAAGAACGTTAGCTTGAGCCACATG GCGTGTATGGTAGAAACtgaggaggaagaagaggtTTCACAGGAAACAGTAACGTTTTTGTACAAACTGAGCAAAGGTGCATGTCCAAAGTCTTACGGTTTCAATGCAGCTCGTTTGGCTggaatttcatcaaaaatcaCTCTAAAAGCTCATGAGATAGCCAGCAAGTTGGAAAATGAAGTCAACCAGAGGCACTTCCTTGTTGCTCTATTTAAGGGCAAAAGTGACCTAAAAACCCTTCTTGCAGCTTTAAAGTAA
- the Jupiter gene encoding microtubule-associated protein Jupiter isoform X2, with amino-acid sequence MTSTGTFQGLKDGTRNSSKVLKPPGGGSSDIFGGAPEETSPRRIKNHNHSQLGSTMFGENSTHGSDTPRAKPGNDSYKRLFGPPDAPTTPSSKNHMRSNIPLSGEKSVPETSSQSNTSINGSSNGNIYGNGNDAYNSETAFRRKKRFRGLSCMPRNPVTGDGVDVMPLRRSARRSRDGNPVTGTGYTGNTENNSAPVQNGNGNVSEKVNGSSTGSASPPAPAGQPRTRVPPGGYSSGLW; translated from the exons GGTGTTGAAACCCCCAGGCGGCGGTAGCAGCGACATTTTTGGAGGAGCTCCGGAGGAGACGAGCCCTCGTCGTATCAAGAATCACAATCATTCGCAACTGGGATCAACGATGTTCGGAGAGAATAGTACCCACGGTTCAGATACGCCTCGCGCTAAGCCTGGTAATGACTCATACAAGCGTCTCTTTGGTCCCCCCGATGCCCCAACTACCCCAAGCTCAAAAAACCACATGCGAAGCAATATACCGCTCAGCGGTGAGAAATCGGTTCCCGAAACTTCCAGCCAGTCTAACACCTCGATCAACGGAAGTTCGAACGGCAATATCTATGGTAATGGCAACGATGCGTACAACAGTGAGACAG CTTTTAGGAGAAAGAAACGATTTC GAGGATTATCCTGCATGCCACGCAACCCGGTTACCGGAGACGGAGTTGACGTGATGCCCCTGAGGCGCAGCGCACGTAGGAGTAGAG ATGGCAACCCCGTAACTGGTACAGGATACACAGGAAACACAGAGAACAACAGCGCTCCCGTGCAAAATGGAAATGGCAATGTCTCTGAGAAAGTAAACGGATCATCTACTGGCTCAGCATCACCACCAGCCCCAGCAGGACAGCCACGTACTCGCGTGCCTCCAGGGGGCTATTCTTCAGGTCTCTGGTAG
- the Jupiter gene encoding microtubule-associated protein Jupiter isoform X3, with translation MWAGQDDTQRFKTRVLKPPGGGSSDIFGGAPEETSPRRIKNHNHSQLGSTMFGENSTHGSDTPRAKPGNDSYKRLFGPPDAPTTPSSKNHMRSNIPLSGEKSVPETSSQSNTSINGSSNGNIYGNGNDAYNSETAFRRKKRFRGLSCMPRNPVTGDGVDVMPLRRSARRSRDGNPVTGTGYTGNTENNSAPVQNGNGNVSEKVNGSSTGSASPPAPAGQPRTRVPPGGYSSGLW, from the exons GGTGTTGAAACCCCCAGGCGGCGGTAGCAGCGACATTTTTGGAGGAGCTCCGGAGGAGACGAGCCCTCGTCGTATCAAGAATCACAATCATTCGCAACTGGGATCAACGATGTTCGGAGAGAATAGTACCCACGGTTCAGATACGCCTCGCGCTAAGCCTGGTAATGACTCATACAAGCGTCTCTTTGGTCCCCCCGATGCCCCAACTACCCCAAGCTCAAAAAACCACATGCGAAGCAATATACCGCTCAGCGGTGAGAAATCGGTTCCCGAAACTTCCAGCCAGTCTAACACCTCGATCAACGGAAGTTCGAACGGCAATATCTATGGTAATGGCAACGATGCGTACAACAGTGAGACAG CTTTTAGGAGAAAGAAACGATTTC GAGGATTATCCTGCATGCCACGCAACCCGGTTACCGGAGACGGAGTTGACGTGATGCCCCTGAGGCGCAGCGCACGTAGGAGTAGAG ATGGCAACCCCGTAACTGGTACAGGATACACAGGAAACACAGAGAACAACAGCGCTCCCGTGCAAAATGGAAATGGCAATGTCTCTGAGAAAGTAAACGGATCATCTACTGGCTCAGCATCACCACCAGCCCCAGCAGGACAGCCACGTACTCGCGTGCCTCCAGGGGGCTATTCTTCAGGTCTCTGGTAG
- the Jupiter gene encoding microtubule-associated protein Jupiter isoform X4: protein MATYAAYRHIELDNVGYGKKRVLKPPGGGSSDIFGGAPEETSPRRIKNHNHSQLGSTMFGENSTHGSDTPRAKPGNDSYKRLFGPPDAPTTPSSKNHMRSNIPLSGEKSVPETSSQSNTSINGSSNGNIYGNGNDAYNSETDGNPVTGTGYTGNTENNSAPVQNGNGNVSEKVNGSSTGSASPPAPAGQPRTRVPPGGYSSGLW from the exons GGTGTTGAAACCCCCAGGCGGCGGTAGCAGCGACATTTTTGGAGGAGCTCCGGAGGAGACGAGCCCTCGTCGTATCAAGAATCACAATCATTCGCAACTGGGATCAACGATGTTCGGAGAGAATAGTACCCACGGTTCAGATACGCCTCGCGCTAAGCCTGGTAATGACTCATACAAGCGTCTCTTTGGTCCCCCCGATGCCCCAACTACCCCAAGCTCAAAAAACCACATGCGAAGCAATATACCGCTCAGCGGTGAGAAATCGGTTCCCGAAACTTCCAGCCAGTCTAACACCTCGATCAACGGAAGTTCGAACGGCAATATCTATGGTAATGGCAACGATGCGTACAACAGTGAGACAG ATGGCAACCCCGTAACTGGTACAGGATACACAGGAAACACAGAGAACAACAGCGCTCCCGTGCAAAATGGAAATGGCAATGTCTCTGAGAAAGTAAACGGATCATCTACTGGCTCAGCATCACCACCAGCCCCAGCAGGACAGCCACGTACTCGCGTGCCTCCAGGGGGCTATTCTTCAGGTCTCTGGTAG
- the Jupiter gene encoding microtubule-associated protein Jupiter isoform X1, with translation MATYAAYRHIELDNVGYGKKRVLKPPGGGSSDIFGGAPEETSPRRIKNHNHSQLGSTMFGENSTHGSDTPRAKPGNDSYKRLFGPPDAPTTPSSKNHMRSNIPLSGEKSVPETSSQSNTSINGSSNGNIYGNGNDAYNSETAFRRKKRFRGLSCMPRNPVTGDGVDVMPLRRSARRSRDGNPVTGTGYTGNTENNSAPVQNGNGNVSEKVNGSSTGSASPPAPAGQPRTRVPPGGYSSGLW, from the exons GGTGTTGAAACCCCCAGGCGGCGGTAGCAGCGACATTTTTGGAGGAGCTCCGGAGGAGACGAGCCCTCGTCGTATCAAGAATCACAATCATTCGCAACTGGGATCAACGATGTTCGGAGAGAATAGTACCCACGGTTCAGATACGCCTCGCGCTAAGCCTGGTAATGACTCATACAAGCGTCTCTTTGGTCCCCCCGATGCCCCAACTACCCCAAGCTCAAAAAACCACATGCGAAGCAATATACCGCTCAGCGGTGAGAAATCGGTTCCCGAAACTTCCAGCCAGTCTAACACCTCGATCAACGGAAGTTCGAACGGCAATATCTATGGTAATGGCAACGATGCGTACAACAGTGAGACAG CTTTTAGGAGAAAGAAACGATTTC GAGGATTATCCTGCATGCCACGCAACCCGGTTACCGGAGACGGAGTTGACGTGATGCCCCTGAGGCGCAGCGCACGTAGGAGTAGAG ATGGCAACCCCGTAACTGGTACAGGATACACAGGAAACACAGAGAACAACAGCGCTCCCGTGCAAAATGGAAATGGCAATGTCTCTGAGAAAGTAAACGGATCATCTACTGGCTCAGCATCACCACCAGCCCCAGCAGGACAGCCACGTACTCGCGTGCCTCCAGGGGGCTATTCTTCAGGTCTCTGGTAG